From Pseudoalteromonas sp. Scap06:
ATGGCCCTGTTGGCCGAGGTAAATCTATGTTGATGGACTTATTTTATGAAAACTTACCCACAGAGAAAAAGCAGCGCCTGCACTTTCATCATTTTATCGAAAAAGTTCATGCTCAATTGGCCAAGTTACAAGGGGATAAAAATCCGCTGCAAATAATTGCTAAACAGTGGGCCAAAAAGATAAAAGTGCTGTGCTTTGATGAGTTTTTTGTTAGTGATATTGGTGACGCCATGATCATGGCTCGGTTATTTAACGCTTTATTTGAACAAGGCGTGGTGCTAGTAGCAACCTCTAACGCAAAACCGGAGCAACTTTATTACAACGGTCTGCAACGCGCGCGATTTTTACCAACTATCGATTTAATAAATGAACATTGTCGCGTAATTAACGTAGCGGGGGAGGAAGATCATCGCTTTAGATACGGCAGAAGTAGTCGTCATTATTTTATTAACTTGCCCGATGCTGAATTTGAGGCTGGGTTTTTATCCGCACATTCTCAAGCAATGCGTAATAATACAATAACTGTGCATGGCCGAGTGCTTCCTTATTTATTAAAAACTGACGATGCTTTACTGATTGATTTTATGGCATTGTGCTCAGGCCCTCGTAGCGCCAATGACTATATGTTTTTAGCAGAACAGTTTTCGGTAGTATACATCGCGAATGTGCCAATAATGGGAAAAGAGGCAACTGGTAAAGTTATTGTACATGGTATAGAAGACAGTTATCAGCGCGAAAAGCAGCAGTTAGATGAGCATACTTTCGATGATGAAGCTCGGCGCTTTATTGCCTTAGTCGATGAGTTTTACGATTGCCACAAATTACTGGTAATTAATGCCCAGGCCGACATAAACGAGTTATACCA
This genomic window contains:
- the zapE gene encoding cell division protein ZapE — translated: MTEPSTEILSLYHSKVSSGELDFDAAQHQAVSALQSLSEQLNQPASWWQKAPSIRGIYLYGPVGRGKSMLMDLFYENLPTEKKQRLHFHHFIEKVHAQLAKLQGDKNPLQIIAKQWAKKIKVLCFDEFFVSDIGDAMIMARLFNALFEQGVVLVATSNAKPEQLYYNGLQRARFLPTIDLINEHCRVINVAGEEDHRFRYGRSSRHYFINLPDAEFEAGFLSAHSQAMRNNTITVHGRVLPYLLKTDDALLIDFMALCSGPRSANDYMFLAEQFSVVYIANVPIMGKEATGKVIVHGIEDSYQREKQQLDEHTFDDEARRFIALVDEFYDCHKLLVINAQADINELYQGKKLSFEYARTQSRIVEMQNWYVQH